In Eucalyptus grandis isolate ANBG69807.140 chromosome 4, ASM1654582v1, whole genome shotgun sequence, the following proteins share a genomic window:
- the LOC104442640 gene encoding mediator of RNA polymerase II transcription subunit 16 isoform X2 encodes MSVLTPEHWDSPRDSVQFIEWSPSSCPRALLIANFHGSVTIWTQPFQGPANLVKDASCWQCEHQWRQDIAVVTKWLSGVSPYRWLSSKSSTLANSKSTFEEKFLSQQSQTSARWPNFLCVCSVFSSGSVQLNWSQWPPSQSGVAPKWFHTSKGLLGAGPSGIMAADAIITDSGAMHVAGVPIVNPSTVVVWEVTPGPGNGFQATPKVSATPGVPPSVNPPNWAGFAPLAAYLFSWQEYLLSEAKQGKRQTDQDLNDAVSLHCSPVSNFSAYVSPEAAAQSAATTTWGSGVTAVAFDPTCGGSVIAIVIVEGQYMSPYDPDEGPSITGWRVQRWESSLQPVVIHHIFGNPSSSFGGQAPMQTVWVSKVDTSIPPTSDFRSHQSLAAGPTSDVAKTSDSDVEKAKRVSFDPFDLPSDIRTLARIVYSAHGGEIAIAFLRGGVHIFSGPNFAAVDNYQINVGSAIAAPAFSSTSCCSASVWHDSKKDQTILKIIRVLPPALPSSQLKANASTWERAIAERFWWSLMVGVDWWDAVGCTQSAAECGIVSLNSVIAVLDADFHSLPSTQHRQQYGPSLDRIKCRLLEGTNAQEVRAMVLDMQARLLLDMLGKGIESALVNPSALVLEPWQASSEMFSGIDPEGLAVDPALVPSIQAYVDAVLDLASHFITRLRRYASFCRTLASHAVNAGTGSNRNMVTSPNQTSASPTTSQAGQSGTASSSGSTQINAWVQGAIAKISNTNEGASGAAPPMNGPSSFMPISINTGTFPGTPAVRLIGDCHFLHRLCQLLLFCYFFRRSQLPRFASTAQRISDSNGQKPQPGGPGKVEEMNSISTKPASSITRSDEGQGARAGQTATGSKAAEEGSAGRSRLGSGNAGQGYTFEEVKVLFLILRDLCLRTATLPHPLPVSQVGIGNIQVRLHYIEGNYTVLPEVVEASLGPYMQSMPRPRGADAAGLLLRELELHPPAEEWHRRNMYGGPWSDPDDAGPVEDNPKSSNGSLNSNSLEAFDAYPGVLSLWPRKRRMSERDAAFGLNTSVGLGAYLGIMGSRRDVITAMWKTGLDGTWYKCMRCLRQTSAFASPGSASPPNQNERETYWISRWVHGCPICGGAWVRVV; translated from the exons ATGTCTGTTCTTACCCCAGAACACTGGG ATTCTCCAAGAGATTCTGTTCAGTTTATTGAATGGTCCCCTAGCTCATGCCCTCGAGCACTACTAATAGCTAATTTTCATGGGAGTGTCACTATCTGGACTCAACCATTTCAA GGGCCAGCTAATCTGGTAAAGGATGCTAGCTGCTGGCAATGCGAGCATCAATGGCGGCAGGATATTGCTGTTGTTACAAAGTGGTTATCTGGGGTGTCTCCA TATAGGTGGCTTTCCTCTAAATCTAGTACTCTTGCAAATTCGAAGTCAacttttgaggaaaaattccTTTCTCAGCAGTCGCAAACTTCAG CTAGATGGCCCAATTTTCTCTGCGTATGTTCCGTATTTTCATCTGGTTCTGTTCAGTTAAACTGGTCCCAGTGGCCTCCAAGTCAAAGTGGTGTTGCGCCAAAGTGGTTTCACACAAGTAAAGGACTCTTGGGTGCTGGTCCCAGTGGGATCATGGCTGCTGATGCAATCATAACAGACAGTGGTGCGATGCATGTTGCAGGTGTTCCAATTGTAAACCCTTCAACTGTTGTTGTGTGGGAGGTCACTCCTGGTCCTGGAAATGGATTTCAAGCAACTCCGAAGGTTAGTGCAACTCCTGGGGTCCCGCCCTCGGTCAATCCACCCAATTGGGCTGGCTTTGCTCCTTTGGCAGCATATTTGTTCAGTTGGCAAGAGTATTTATTGTCTGAGGCGaagcaaggcaaaaggcagacAGATCAAGATCTAAATGACGCAGTATCTCTGCATTGTTCACCCGTTTCAAACTTTTCTGCTTATGTGAGTCCTGAAGCCGCAGCACAATCAGCCGCAACCACCACATGGGGTTCTGGTGTTACAGCTGTTGCCTTTGATCCTACATGCGGCGGCTCCGTTATAGCTATTGTTATAGTCGAGG GGCAGTACATGTCCCCTTATGATCCGGATGAGGGTCCTTCAATTACAGGATGGAGAGTACAACGCTGGGAATCATCTCTTCAGCCTGTTGTTATTCATCATATATTTGGTAACCCTAGTTCTAGTTTTGGTGGGCAGGCACCCATGCAAACAGTTTGGGTATCAAAAGTCGACACAAGCATACCACCAACAAGTGATTTCAGATCCCATCAATCACTTGCCGCAGGACCTACATCTGATGTTGCGAAGACATCTGATTCTGATGTTGAGAAGGCAAAAAGGGTCTCTTTTGATCCCTTTGACTTGCCAAGTGATATCAGAACACTTGCTCGAATCGTCTATTCTGCACATGGTGGAGAGATCGCTATTGCTTTTCTACGAGGCGGGGTCCACATTTTTTCAGGGCCAAACTTTGCAGCTGTTGATAATTACCAGATTAATGTTGGCTCTGCAATTGCTGCTCCTGCCTTCTCTTCCACAAGCTGCTGTTCAGCTTCTGTGTGGCATGACAGCAAGAAGGACCAGACCATACTGAAGATTATTCGTGTCCTTCCTCCTGCTCTTCCTAGTAGTCAATTAAAGGCTAACGCATCCACCTGGGAACGTGCAATTGCTGAGAG GTTTTGGTGGAGTCTTATGGTTGGTGTTGATTGGTGGGACGCTGTTGGCTGCACGCAGAGTGCTGCCGAGTGTGGCATTG TTTCCCTCAATAGTGTCATTGCGGTCTTGGATGCTGATTTCCATTCTCTTCCTTCAACTCAGCACAGGCAACAGTATGGACCT AGCCTTGACCGTATAAAATGCCGGCTTTTGGAAGGTACAAATGCTCAAGAGGTCAGGGCAATGGTACTAGACATGCAAGCTAGGTTGTTGCTAGATATGCTGGGGAAGGGTATTGAGTCTGCTTTGGTGAATCCTTCAGCATTAGTACTTGAGCCATGGCAGGCTTCTAGTGAAATGTTTTCTGGAATTGATCCTGAAGGTCTGGCTGTTGACCCGGCACTTGTCCCTAGTATACAG GCTTATGTTGATGCAGTTCTTGATCTGGCTTCACATTTTATCACACGATTACGGCGTTATGCTAGTTTTTGTCGCACATTGGCTAGCCATGCTGTCAATGCAGGAACTGGCAGTAACCGGAACATGGTGACTAGTCCAAACCAAACATCAGCATCTCCAACAACAAGTCAAG CTGGTCAAAGTGGCACTGCAAGCTCTTCTGGCAGCACCCAGATAAATGCCTGGGTACAAGGAGCTATTGCCAAGATTAGTAACACAAATGAAGGAGCCTCCGGTGCAGCTCCCCCTATGAATGGTCCATCATCCTTCATGCCAATCAGTATCAACACAGGAACGTTTCCCGGAACACCAGCTGTTAGACTGATTGGTGACTGCCATTTCCTCCACAGATTGTGCCAACTTCTTCTCTTTTGCTATTTCTTCCGGCGAAGCCAGTTACCTCGCTTTGCAAGTACTGCTCAGAGAATTAGTGACTCAAATGGGCAAAAACCACAGCCTGGTGGCCCTGGCAAGGTCGAAGAAATGAATTCTATTTCCACGAAGCCAGCATCATCTATCACCAGGTCAGATGAAGGTCAGGGAGCTCGAGCTGGTCAGACGGCGACTGGGTCAAAGGCAGCAGAAGAAGGTTCTGCTGGAAGGTCAAGATTGGGGTCGGGTAATGCTGGCCAAGGATACACATTCGAAGAG GTGAAGGTCCTTTTTCTCATCCTTAGAGATCTGTGTCTCCGAACAGCTACTCTGCCACATCCTTTGCCGGTTTCTCAGGTTGGGATTGGCAACATTCAAGTTCGATTGCATTACATAGAAGGGAATTATACTGTATTGCCTGAAGTTGTGGAAGCATCGCTGGGTCCATATATGCAG AGTATGCCCCGGCCTAGAGGTGCAGATGCAGCTGGTTTGTTGCTTCGTGAATTGGAACTTCATCCGCCTGCTGAGGAGTGGCACAGGCGCAACATGTATGGTGGTCCTTGGTCCGATCCAGATGATGCAGGTCCAGTTGAGGATAACCCAAAATCGAGCAATGGAAGTTTGAACTCAAACTCTTTGGAAGCTTTTGATGCTTATCCTGGGGTCCTCAGTTTATGGCCGAGGAAGCGAAGGATGTCAGAGAGAGATGCCGCTTTTGGATTGAATACCTCGGTGGGCTTGGGCGCATATCTTGGTATAATGGGATCTCGAAGGGACGTCATCACAGCCATGTGGAAAACTGGTCTGGATGGAACGTGGTATAAATGCATGAGATGCTTGAGGCAGACTAGTGCTTTTGCTTCGCCGGGCTCTGCTAGTCCACCTAATCAAAACGAGCGGGAGACCTATTGGATCAGCCGGTGGGTTCACGGATGTCCCATCTGTGGTGGAGCTTGGGTCCGAGTTGTGTAA
- the LOC104442640 gene encoding mediator of RNA polymerase II transcription subunit 16 isoform X3, translated as MLAAGNASINGGRILLLLQSGYLGCLQWLSSKSSTLANSKSTFEEKFLSQQSQTSARWPNFLCVCSVFSSGSVQLNWSQWPPSQSGVAPKWFHTSKGLLGAGPSGIMAADAIITDSGAMHVAGVPIVNPSTVVVWEVTPGPGNGFQATPKVSATPGVPPSVNPPNWAGFAPLAAYLFSWQEYLLSEAKQGKRQTDQDLNDAVSLHCSPVSNFSAYVSPEAAAQSAATTTWGSGVTAVAFDPTCGGSVIAIVIVEGQYMSPYDPDEGPSITGWRVQRWESSLQPVVIHHIFGNPSSSFGGQAPMQTVWVSKVDTSIPPTSDFRSHQSLAAGPTSDVAKTSDSDVEKAKRVSFDPFDLPSDIRTLARIVYSAHGGEIAIAFLRGGVHIFSGPNFAAVDNYQINVGSAIAAPAFSSTSCCSASVWHDSKKDQTILKIIRVLPPALPSSQLKANASTWERAIAERFWWSLMVGVDWWDAVGCTQSAAECGIVSLNSVIAVLDADFHSLPSTQHRQQYGPSLDRIKCRLLEGTNAQEVRAMVLDMQARLLLDMLGKGIESALVNPSALVLEPWQASSEMFSGIDPEGLAVDPALVPSIQAYVDAVLDLASHFITRLRRYASFCRTLASHAVNAGTGSNRNMVTSPNQTSASPTTSQAGQSGTASSSGSTQINAWVQGAIAKISNTNEGASGAAPPMNGPSSFMPISINTGTFPGTPAVRLIGDCHFLHRLCQLLLFCYFFRRSQLPRFASTAQRISDSNGQKPQPGGPGKVEEMNSISTKPASSITRSDEGQGARAGQTATGSKAAEEGSAGRSRLGSGNAGQGYTFEEVKVLFLILRDLCLRTATLPHPLPVSQVGIGNIQVRLHYIEGNYTVLPEVVEASLGPYMQSMPRPRGADAAGLLLRELELHPPAEEWHRRNMYGGPWSDPDDAGPVEDNPKSSNGSLNSNSLEAFDAYPGVLSLWPRKRRMSERDAAFGLNTSVGLGAYLGIMGSRRDVITAMWKTGLDGTWYKCMRCLRQTSAFASPGSASPPNQNERETYWISRWVHGCPICGGAWVRVV; from the exons ATGCTAGCTGCTGGCAATGCGAGCATCAATGGCGGCAGGATATTGCTGTTGTTACAAAGTGGTTATCTGGGGTGTCTCCA GTGGCTTTCCTCTAAATCTAGTACTCTTGCAAATTCGAAGTCAacttttgaggaaaaattccTTTCTCAGCAGTCGCAAACTTCAG CTAGATGGCCCAATTTTCTCTGCGTATGTTCCGTATTTTCATCTGGTTCTGTTCAGTTAAACTGGTCCCAGTGGCCTCCAAGTCAAAGTGGTGTTGCGCCAAAGTGGTTTCACACAAGTAAAGGACTCTTGGGTGCTGGTCCCAGTGGGATCATGGCTGCTGATGCAATCATAACAGACAGTGGTGCGATGCATGTTGCAGGTGTTCCAATTGTAAACCCTTCAACTGTTGTTGTGTGGGAGGTCACTCCTGGTCCTGGAAATGGATTTCAAGCAACTCCGAAGGTTAGTGCAACTCCTGGGGTCCCGCCCTCGGTCAATCCACCCAATTGGGCTGGCTTTGCTCCTTTGGCAGCATATTTGTTCAGTTGGCAAGAGTATTTATTGTCTGAGGCGaagcaaggcaaaaggcagacAGATCAAGATCTAAATGACGCAGTATCTCTGCATTGTTCACCCGTTTCAAACTTTTCTGCTTATGTGAGTCCTGAAGCCGCAGCACAATCAGCCGCAACCACCACATGGGGTTCTGGTGTTACAGCTGTTGCCTTTGATCCTACATGCGGCGGCTCCGTTATAGCTATTGTTATAGTCGAGG GGCAGTACATGTCCCCTTATGATCCGGATGAGGGTCCTTCAATTACAGGATGGAGAGTACAACGCTGGGAATCATCTCTTCAGCCTGTTGTTATTCATCATATATTTGGTAACCCTAGTTCTAGTTTTGGTGGGCAGGCACCCATGCAAACAGTTTGGGTATCAAAAGTCGACACAAGCATACCACCAACAAGTGATTTCAGATCCCATCAATCACTTGCCGCAGGACCTACATCTGATGTTGCGAAGACATCTGATTCTGATGTTGAGAAGGCAAAAAGGGTCTCTTTTGATCCCTTTGACTTGCCAAGTGATATCAGAACACTTGCTCGAATCGTCTATTCTGCACATGGTGGAGAGATCGCTATTGCTTTTCTACGAGGCGGGGTCCACATTTTTTCAGGGCCAAACTTTGCAGCTGTTGATAATTACCAGATTAATGTTGGCTCTGCAATTGCTGCTCCTGCCTTCTCTTCCACAAGCTGCTGTTCAGCTTCTGTGTGGCATGACAGCAAGAAGGACCAGACCATACTGAAGATTATTCGTGTCCTTCCTCCTGCTCTTCCTAGTAGTCAATTAAAGGCTAACGCATCCACCTGGGAACGTGCAATTGCTGAGAG GTTTTGGTGGAGTCTTATGGTTGGTGTTGATTGGTGGGACGCTGTTGGCTGCACGCAGAGTGCTGCCGAGTGTGGCATTG TTTCCCTCAATAGTGTCATTGCGGTCTTGGATGCTGATTTCCATTCTCTTCCTTCAACTCAGCACAGGCAACAGTATGGACCT AGCCTTGACCGTATAAAATGCCGGCTTTTGGAAGGTACAAATGCTCAAGAGGTCAGGGCAATGGTACTAGACATGCAAGCTAGGTTGTTGCTAGATATGCTGGGGAAGGGTATTGAGTCTGCTTTGGTGAATCCTTCAGCATTAGTACTTGAGCCATGGCAGGCTTCTAGTGAAATGTTTTCTGGAATTGATCCTGAAGGTCTGGCTGTTGACCCGGCACTTGTCCCTAGTATACAG GCTTATGTTGATGCAGTTCTTGATCTGGCTTCACATTTTATCACACGATTACGGCGTTATGCTAGTTTTTGTCGCACATTGGCTAGCCATGCTGTCAATGCAGGAACTGGCAGTAACCGGAACATGGTGACTAGTCCAAACCAAACATCAGCATCTCCAACAACAAGTCAAG CTGGTCAAAGTGGCACTGCAAGCTCTTCTGGCAGCACCCAGATAAATGCCTGGGTACAAGGAGCTATTGCCAAGATTAGTAACACAAATGAAGGAGCCTCCGGTGCAGCTCCCCCTATGAATGGTCCATCATCCTTCATGCCAATCAGTATCAACACAGGAACGTTTCCCGGAACACCAGCTGTTAGACTGATTGGTGACTGCCATTTCCTCCACAGATTGTGCCAACTTCTTCTCTTTTGCTATTTCTTCCGGCGAAGCCAGTTACCTCGCTTTGCAAGTACTGCTCAGAGAATTAGTGACTCAAATGGGCAAAAACCACAGCCTGGTGGCCCTGGCAAGGTCGAAGAAATGAATTCTATTTCCACGAAGCCAGCATCATCTATCACCAGGTCAGATGAAGGTCAGGGAGCTCGAGCTGGTCAGACGGCGACTGGGTCAAAGGCAGCAGAAGAAGGTTCTGCTGGAAGGTCAAGATTGGGGTCGGGTAATGCTGGCCAAGGATACACATTCGAAGAG GTGAAGGTCCTTTTTCTCATCCTTAGAGATCTGTGTCTCCGAACAGCTACTCTGCCACATCCTTTGCCGGTTTCTCAGGTTGGGATTGGCAACATTCAAGTTCGATTGCATTACATAGAAGGGAATTATACTGTATTGCCTGAAGTTGTGGAAGCATCGCTGGGTCCATATATGCAG AGTATGCCCCGGCCTAGAGGTGCAGATGCAGCTGGTTTGTTGCTTCGTGAATTGGAACTTCATCCGCCTGCTGAGGAGTGGCACAGGCGCAACATGTATGGTGGTCCTTGGTCCGATCCAGATGATGCAGGTCCAGTTGAGGATAACCCAAAATCGAGCAATGGAAGTTTGAACTCAAACTCTTTGGAAGCTTTTGATGCTTATCCTGGGGTCCTCAGTTTATGGCCGAGGAAGCGAAGGATGTCAGAGAGAGATGCCGCTTTTGGATTGAATACCTCGGTGGGCTTGGGCGCATATCTTGGTATAATGGGATCTCGAAGGGACGTCATCACAGCCATGTGGAAAACTGGTCTGGATGGAACGTGGTATAAATGCATGAGATGCTTGAGGCAGACTAGTGCTTTTGCTTCGCCGGGCTCTGCTAGTCCACCTAATCAAAACGAGCGGGAGACCTATTGGATCAGCCGGTGGGTTCACGGATGTCCCATCTGTGGTGGAGCTTGGGTCCGAGTTGTGTAA
- the LOC104442640 gene encoding mediator of RNA polymerase II transcription subunit 16 isoform X1, which translates to MEEDAVSPATVFAIRLKQPRSNLMHKMSVPELCRNFSAVAWCGKLNAIACASETCARIPSSTANPPFWIPIHIVIPERPTECAVFNVRADSPRDSVQFIEWSPSSCPRALLIANFHGSVTIWTQPFQGPANLVKDASCWQCEHQWRQDIAVVTKWLSGVSPYRWLSSKSSTLANSKSTFEEKFLSQQSQTSARWPNFLCVCSVFSSGSVQLNWSQWPPSQSGVAPKWFHTSKGLLGAGPSGIMAADAIITDSGAMHVAGVPIVNPSTVVVWEVTPGPGNGFQATPKVSATPGVPPSVNPPNWAGFAPLAAYLFSWQEYLLSEAKQGKRQTDQDLNDAVSLHCSPVSNFSAYVSPEAAAQSAATTTWGSGVTAVAFDPTCGGSVIAIVIVEGQYMSPYDPDEGPSITGWRVQRWESSLQPVVIHHIFGNPSSSFGGQAPMQTVWVSKVDTSIPPTSDFRSHQSLAAGPTSDVAKTSDSDVEKAKRVSFDPFDLPSDIRTLARIVYSAHGGEIAIAFLRGGVHIFSGPNFAAVDNYQINVGSAIAAPAFSSTSCCSASVWHDSKKDQTILKIIRVLPPALPSSQLKANASTWERAIAERFWWSLMVGVDWWDAVGCTQSAAECGIVSLNSVIAVLDADFHSLPSTQHRQQYGPSLDRIKCRLLEGTNAQEVRAMVLDMQARLLLDMLGKGIESALVNPSALVLEPWQASSEMFSGIDPEGLAVDPALVPSIQAYVDAVLDLASHFITRLRRYASFCRTLASHAVNAGTGSNRNMVTSPNQTSASPTTSQAGQSGTASSSGSTQINAWVQGAIAKISNTNEGASGAAPPMNGPSSFMPISINTGTFPGTPAVRLIGDCHFLHRLCQLLLFCYFFRRSQLPRFASTAQRISDSNGQKPQPGGPGKVEEMNSISTKPASSITRSDEGQGARAGQTATGSKAAEEGSAGRSRLGSGNAGQGYTFEEVKVLFLILRDLCLRTATLPHPLPVSQVGIGNIQVRLHYIEGNYTVLPEVVEASLGPYMQSMPRPRGADAAGLLLRELELHPPAEEWHRRNMYGGPWSDPDDAGPVEDNPKSSNGSLNSNSLEAFDAYPGVLSLWPRKRRMSERDAAFGLNTSVGLGAYLGIMGSRRDVITAMWKTGLDGTWYKCMRCLRQTSAFASPGSASPPNQNERETYWISRWVHGCPICGGAWVRVV; encoded by the exons atGGAGGAGGACGCGGTGAGCCCGGCCACCGTGTTCGCGATCCGGCTGAAGCAGCCCCGCTCCAATTTGATGCACAAGATGAGCGTCCCCGAGCTGTGTCGCAATTTCAG TGCCGTTGCTTGGTGTGGGAAGCTAAATGCAATAGCTTGTGCATCTGAAACTTGCGCGAGAATTCCAAG TTCGACTGCTAATCCACCATTCTGGATTCCTATCCATATTGTTATCCCTGAGCGTCCAACCGAGTGTGCTGTTTTTAATGTCAGAGCAG ATTCTCCAAGAGATTCTGTTCAGTTTATTGAATGGTCCCCTAGCTCATGCCCTCGAGCACTACTAATAGCTAATTTTCATGGGAGTGTCACTATCTGGACTCAACCATTTCAA GGGCCAGCTAATCTGGTAAAGGATGCTAGCTGCTGGCAATGCGAGCATCAATGGCGGCAGGATATTGCTGTTGTTACAAAGTGGTTATCTGGGGTGTCTCCA TATAGGTGGCTTTCCTCTAAATCTAGTACTCTTGCAAATTCGAAGTCAacttttgaggaaaaattccTTTCTCAGCAGTCGCAAACTTCAG CTAGATGGCCCAATTTTCTCTGCGTATGTTCCGTATTTTCATCTGGTTCTGTTCAGTTAAACTGGTCCCAGTGGCCTCCAAGTCAAAGTGGTGTTGCGCCAAAGTGGTTTCACACAAGTAAAGGACTCTTGGGTGCTGGTCCCAGTGGGATCATGGCTGCTGATGCAATCATAACAGACAGTGGTGCGATGCATGTTGCAGGTGTTCCAATTGTAAACCCTTCAACTGTTGTTGTGTGGGAGGTCACTCCTGGTCCTGGAAATGGATTTCAAGCAACTCCGAAGGTTAGTGCAACTCCTGGGGTCCCGCCCTCGGTCAATCCACCCAATTGGGCTGGCTTTGCTCCTTTGGCAGCATATTTGTTCAGTTGGCAAGAGTATTTATTGTCTGAGGCGaagcaaggcaaaaggcagacAGATCAAGATCTAAATGACGCAGTATCTCTGCATTGTTCACCCGTTTCAAACTTTTCTGCTTATGTGAGTCCTGAAGCCGCAGCACAATCAGCCGCAACCACCACATGGGGTTCTGGTGTTACAGCTGTTGCCTTTGATCCTACATGCGGCGGCTCCGTTATAGCTATTGTTATAGTCGAGG GGCAGTACATGTCCCCTTATGATCCGGATGAGGGTCCTTCAATTACAGGATGGAGAGTACAACGCTGGGAATCATCTCTTCAGCCTGTTGTTATTCATCATATATTTGGTAACCCTAGTTCTAGTTTTGGTGGGCAGGCACCCATGCAAACAGTTTGGGTATCAAAAGTCGACACAAGCATACCACCAACAAGTGATTTCAGATCCCATCAATCACTTGCCGCAGGACCTACATCTGATGTTGCGAAGACATCTGATTCTGATGTTGAGAAGGCAAAAAGGGTCTCTTTTGATCCCTTTGACTTGCCAAGTGATATCAGAACACTTGCTCGAATCGTCTATTCTGCACATGGTGGAGAGATCGCTATTGCTTTTCTACGAGGCGGGGTCCACATTTTTTCAGGGCCAAACTTTGCAGCTGTTGATAATTACCAGATTAATGTTGGCTCTGCAATTGCTGCTCCTGCCTTCTCTTCCACAAGCTGCTGTTCAGCTTCTGTGTGGCATGACAGCAAGAAGGACCAGACCATACTGAAGATTATTCGTGTCCTTCCTCCTGCTCTTCCTAGTAGTCAATTAAAGGCTAACGCATCCACCTGGGAACGTGCAATTGCTGAGAG GTTTTGGTGGAGTCTTATGGTTGGTGTTGATTGGTGGGACGCTGTTGGCTGCACGCAGAGTGCTGCCGAGTGTGGCATTG TTTCCCTCAATAGTGTCATTGCGGTCTTGGATGCTGATTTCCATTCTCTTCCTTCAACTCAGCACAGGCAACAGTATGGACCT AGCCTTGACCGTATAAAATGCCGGCTTTTGGAAGGTACAAATGCTCAAGAGGTCAGGGCAATGGTACTAGACATGCAAGCTAGGTTGTTGCTAGATATGCTGGGGAAGGGTATTGAGTCTGCTTTGGTGAATCCTTCAGCATTAGTACTTGAGCCATGGCAGGCTTCTAGTGAAATGTTTTCTGGAATTGATCCTGAAGGTCTGGCTGTTGACCCGGCACTTGTCCCTAGTATACAG GCTTATGTTGATGCAGTTCTTGATCTGGCTTCACATTTTATCACACGATTACGGCGTTATGCTAGTTTTTGTCGCACATTGGCTAGCCATGCTGTCAATGCAGGAACTGGCAGTAACCGGAACATGGTGACTAGTCCAAACCAAACATCAGCATCTCCAACAACAAGTCAAG CTGGTCAAAGTGGCACTGCAAGCTCTTCTGGCAGCACCCAGATAAATGCCTGGGTACAAGGAGCTATTGCCAAGATTAGTAACACAAATGAAGGAGCCTCCGGTGCAGCTCCCCCTATGAATGGTCCATCATCCTTCATGCCAATCAGTATCAACACAGGAACGTTTCCCGGAACACCAGCTGTTAGACTGATTGGTGACTGCCATTTCCTCCACAGATTGTGCCAACTTCTTCTCTTTTGCTATTTCTTCCGGCGAAGCCAGTTACCTCGCTTTGCAAGTACTGCTCAGAGAATTAGTGACTCAAATGGGCAAAAACCACAGCCTGGTGGCCCTGGCAAGGTCGAAGAAATGAATTCTATTTCCACGAAGCCAGCATCATCTATCACCAGGTCAGATGAAGGTCAGGGAGCTCGAGCTGGTCAGACGGCGACTGGGTCAAAGGCAGCAGAAGAAGGTTCTGCTGGAAGGTCAAGATTGGGGTCGGGTAATGCTGGCCAAGGATACACATTCGAAGAG GTGAAGGTCCTTTTTCTCATCCTTAGAGATCTGTGTCTCCGAACAGCTACTCTGCCACATCCTTTGCCGGTTTCTCAGGTTGGGATTGGCAACATTCAAGTTCGATTGCATTACATAGAAGGGAATTATACTGTATTGCCTGAAGTTGTGGAAGCATCGCTGGGTCCATATATGCAG AGTATGCCCCGGCCTAGAGGTGCAGATGCAGCTGGTTTGTTGCTTCGTGAATTGGAACTTCATCCGCCTGCTGAGGAGTGGCACAGGCGCAACATGTATGGTGGTCCTTGGTCCGATCCAGATGATGCAGGTCCAGTTGAGGATAACCCAAAATCGAGCAATGGAAGTTTGAACTCAAACTCTTTGGAAGCTTTTGATGCTTATCCTGGGGTCCTCAGTTTATGGCCGAGGAAGCGAAGGATGTCAGAGAGAGATGCCGCTTTTGGATTGAATACCTCGGTGGGCTTGGGCGCATATCTTGGTATAATGGGATCTCGAAGGGACGTCATCACAGCCATGTGGAAAACTGGTCTGGATGGAACGTGGTATAAATGCATGAGATGCTTGAGGCAGACTAGTGCTTTTGCTTCGCCGGGCTCTGCTAGTCCACCTAATCAAAACGAGCGGGAGACCTATTGGATCAGCCGGTGGGTTCACGGATGTCCCATCTGTGGTGGAGCTTGGGTCCGAGTTGTGTAA